One genomic window of Fusobacterium varium includes the following:
- a CDS encoding DUF2273 domain-containing protein → MLGELLEKLLVALINNWKKYLGCFLGFVIGVLLVEYGMLKTLFIIVLSIIGYKLGDITITKKIKKFILEKMKED, encoded by the coding sequence GTGCTAGGAGAATTATTAGAAAAATTATTAGTAGCTCTTATAAATAATTGGAAAAAATATCTAGGATGTTTTTTAGGATTTGTTATAGGAGTATTGCTAGTTGAATATGGAATGTTAAAAACACTGTTTATTATCGTATTAAGTATTATAGGATATAAATTAGGGGATATTACAATTACAAAAAAAATTAAAAAATTTATATTGGAAAAGATGAAAGAAGATTAA
- the amaP gene encoding alkaline shock response membrane anchor protein AmaP — MINKFLFFLGWVGIFILSITGIVCTVMPSVIVKFNPLDSIKTNVVIVIVCVAYFLLSILKLCSLFEKTGDYEIKTENGKVTISANSVISFIKELLSKDREINNIKVITGKKGRKFSIKIKLDMLTDGNVADKTNSIQELIKQRLSEKMGLEVEKIEVQISKISLKSDNISESTAEE; from the coding sequence ATGATAAATAAATTCCTTTTTTTTCTAGGTTGGGTAGGAATCTTCATCTTATCAATAACTGGTATTGTATGTACTGTGATGCCTAGTGTGATAGTGAAATTTAATCCGCTTGATTCTATTAAAACAAATGTTGTAATAGTAATAGTTTGTGTAGCTTATTTCCTATTATCAATTTTAAAATTATGTTCACTGTTTGAAAAAACAGGAGATTATGAGATAAAAACTGAAAATGGTAAGGTAACTATATCAGCTAATTCAGTAATTAGTTTTATTAAAGAGTTATTATCTAAAGATAGAGAGATAAATAATATAAAAGTTATCACTGGAAAAAAAGGTAGAAAATTTAGTATAAAAATAAAACTTGATATGTTAACTGATGGAAATGTAGCTGACAAAACTAATTCTATACAAGAATTGATAAAACAAAGATTATCTGAAAAAATGGGATTAGAAGTTGAAAAAATAGAAGTGCAAATTTCTAAAATTTCATTAAAGTCAGATAATATCAGTGAATCAACTGCTGAAGAGTAG
- a CDS encoding Asp23/Gls24 family envelope stress response protein — MNELGNIRISDDVVKTIAAKAASDVEGVYKLAGGMVDEVSKILGKKRPTNGVKVEVGEKECSIEIFIIVEYGYPISEVAHEVQKAVLKAVSELSGLKVVEVNVYVQDVKIISEETTEEVEDIQEGL; from the coding sequence ATGAACGAATTAGGAAATATAAGAATTTCAGATGACGTAGTAAAAACAATAGCTGCTAAAGCTGCAAGTGATGTAGAAGGTGTATATAAACTTGCTGGTGGAATGGTAGATGAAGTAAGTAAAATCCTAGGAAAGAAAAGACCAACTAATGGGGTAAAAGTAGAAGTAGGAGAAAAAGAGTGTAGCATCGAAATATTTATAATCGTAGAATATGGATATCCAATCTCTGAAGTAGCTCATGAAGTTCAAAAAGCTGTTTTAAAAGCAGTTTCTGAATTAAGTGGATTAAAAGTTGTAGAAGTAAATGTATATGTTCAAGATGTTAAAATAATATCTGAAGAAACTACTGAAGAAGTTGAAGACATACAAGAAGGATTATAA
- the accC gene encoding acetyl-CoA carboxylase biotin carboxylase subunit, translating into MFKKILIANRGEIAVRIIRAAKELGIKTVAVYSEADKESLHVMLADEAVCIGGISSTESYLKIPNIIAAAEITGADAIHPGYGFLSENARFGKICEMHNIAFIGPRPECIIKMGDKATARATAIANNVPVTNGTGIIKSVEEAKKEVNERIKYPVMIKATAGGGGKGMRIARNDEELAANIVAAQNEAESAFGNPDVYIEKFVEDPRHIEIQIMGDKHGNVIYLGERDCSIQRRHQKLIEEAPSFSLPYNIRKAMGEAAVTLAKAINYDSAGTLEFLVDKNNDFFFMEMNTRVQVEHTVTEMVTGLDIIKLQIKVAAGDKLNITQDDVVLFGHAIECRINAEDPENDFLPSPGVLQKYIVPGGNGIRVDSHSYQGYEISPYYDSMIGKLIAFGINREEAIAKMKRALDEYIIEGIETTIPFHKEVFENELYLAGKTSTNFIEENFSKKNN; encoded by the coding sequence ATGTTTAAAAAGATACTTATAGCCAATAGAGGGGAGATAGCTGTTAGAATAATTAGAGCAGCTAAAGAATTAGGAATAAAAACAGTTGCTGTATATTCTGAGGCAGATAAAGAGAGTTTACATGTAATGTTAGCTGATGAAGCAGTTTGTATAGGAGGAATTTCAAGTACAGAATCATATTTAAAAATTCCTAATATCATAGCAGCAGCAGAAATTACAGGAGCAGATGCAATTCACCCAGGATATGGATTTTTATCTGAAAATGCTAGATTTGGAAAGATCTGTGAAATGCACAATATAGCATTTATTGGACCTAGACCAGAGTGTATTATAAAAATGGGAGATAAGGCAACAGCTAGAGCAACAGCAATAGCTAATAATGTTCCAGTAACAAATGGAACTGGAATAATCAAAAGTGTAGAAGAAGCTAAAAAAGAGGTAAATGAAAGAATAAAATACCCAGTAATGATTAAAGCCACTGCTGGTGGTGGAGGAAAGGGTATGAGAATTGCTAGAAATGATGAGGAACTTGCTGCTAATATAGTAGCTGCTCAAAATGAGGCAGAATCAGCTTTTGGAAACCCAGATGTATATATAGAAAAATTTGTTGAAGATCCAAGACATATAGAGATACAAATTATGGGAGATAAACATGGAAATGTAATCTATCTTGGAGAGAGAGATTGTTCTATTCAAAGAAGACATCAAAAACTTATTGAAGAAGCTCCATCATTCTCACTACCATACAATATTAGAAAGGCAATGGGAGAGGCAGCTGTAACATTGGCTAAAGCTATAAACTATGACTCAGCAGGAACATTAGAGTTTTTAGTTGATAAAAATAATGACTTCTTCTTTATGGAAATGAATACAAGAGTTCAAGTTGAACATACTGTAACAGAGATGGTAACAGGGCTTGATATTATAAAACTTCAAATAAAAGTTGCAGCAGGAGACAAACTAAATATAACTCAAGATGATGTTGTTTTATTTGGACATGCTATTGAGTGTAGAATAAATGCTGAAGATCCAGAAAATGATTTTTTACCATCTCCAGGAGTATTACAAAAATATATAGTTCCTGGTGGAAATGGTATAAGAGTAGATTCACACTCATATCAAGGATATGAGATAAGTCCTTACTATGATTCTATGATAGGAAAATTAATTGCCTTTGGAATTAATAGAGAGGAAGCAATAGCTAAGATGAAAAGAGCTCTTGATGAATATATAATTGAGGGAATAGAAACAACAATTCCATTCCACAAAGAAGTATTTGAAAATGAGCTATACTTAGCAGGAAAAACTTCAACAAACTTCATAGAAGAAAATTTTTCTAAAAAAAATAATTAA